From a region of the Candidatus Margulisiibacteriota bacterium genome:
- a CDS encoding glycosyltransferase family 4 protein has protein sequence MKKALFLCPSYYPFAGGEKYYQKVAEGVAASGYEVTVWTPKRDPAHPAVEVVGGVRIERFPENGLFGIWIFFLKNIRKILAAHLVHGFDYNTVLLWYLPFRLLFFRKPVFVTFLGHEGLFPVPESIILRRKLVELITWGNICGGHYIAKWYGTEPDFVVYGGCERPTKEIDPPGEPSAVFVGRIQQDTGLWEYLEALSILKEKYDFQLKLDIYGVVKDQELMKKIDSFIKERGLPVKYLGVAKEVETVIQEHKYAFLSACLANLEAMACRRLVFSIYSNPLKKDYLEMVPGAKEMNEICGIPVELAERIAFHLKNPQAAQSMLERAYMYALTQTWPAAAEKHRLLFEKPRPRFRLAAIIGTLFKIVRSRL, from the coding sequence ATGAAAAAGGCGTTGTTTCTCTGCCCGAGCTATTATCCTTTTGCCGGCGGTGAAAAATATTATCAAAAAGTCGCGGAAGGGGTAGCCGCCTCCGGTTATGAGGTGACCGTCTGGACCCCAAAGCGCGATCCCGCCCATCCTGCGGTGGAAGTGGTTGGCGGGGTTAGGATCGAACGTTTTCCGGAAAATGGTTTGTTCGGTATCTGGATCTTTTTTTTGAAAAATATAAGAAAAATATTGGCCGCTCATCTGGTCCACGGATTCGACTATAACACGGTCCTCCTCTGGTATCTGCCCTTCCGCCTCCTGTTCTTCCGGAAACCGGTTTTTGTCACTTTTCTTGGGCATGAAGGCCTTTTTCCGGTTCCCGAGTCGATCATCCTGCGCCGCAAACTGGTTGAACTAATTACCTGGGGGAATATTTGCGGCGGTCATTACATTGCCAAATGGTATGGGACCGAGCCTGATTTCGTCGTTTATGGCGGCTGTGAACGGCCGACAAAGGAGATCGATCCTCCAGGCGAACCTTCGGCTGTTTTTGTCGGCCGGATCCAGCAGGATACAGGCTTATGGGAATATTTGGAAGCTTTGAGCATCTTAAAGGAAAAATACGATTTCCAGCTTAAACTGGATATCTATGGAGTTGTTAAAGACCAGGAACTAATGAAAAAGATCGACAGTTTTATCAAGGAGCGCGGGTTGCCCGTCAAATATCTGGGCGTTGCCAAAGAAGTTGAAACGGTTATTCAGGAGCATAAGTACGCCTTTTTATCCGCTTGTTTGGCTAATCTTGAAGCGATGGCCTGTCGTCGCCTGGTCTTTAGTATTTATTCTAACCCGTTAAAAAAGGATTACCTGGAAATGGTCCCGGGAGCCAAAGAGATGAACGAGATCTGCGGCATACCGGTGGAATTGGCGGAACGGATCGCTTTTCATCTTAAAAATCCGCAAGCGGCCCAGTCGATGCTGGAACGAGCTTATATGTATGCCTTGACCCAGACCTGGCCTGCGGCGGCCGAAAAGCATCGGCTTTTGTTCGAAAAACCGCGTCCGCGATTCAGGTTGGCGGCGATCATTGGGACACTCTTCAAGATCGTCAGGAGCCGTTTATGA
- a CDS encoding AAC(3) family N-acetyltransferase, with translation MINTPKKRFPIIDKLPPGIKELGKNLLRLPARVKWQYEYLKADKLTREMLVDGLRELGVKKGSVLLVHSSLSRLGFVQGGAKAVIEALLEVLGPEGTLAMPAFGWSPEQGGVFDCRRSPSRLGEISETFRRRSGVLRSCHPTHSIAAFGPQAAFLVGEHQKSKTPFDRFSPYQKLMELSGDILCLGVSIRYITFYHVYEDLNPNFPLSVYAERPLPVRVIDETGQVTDMMIFYHRDDLAKKRIDHDRFVLARVKKYFEKKGIVKSSKIGGRDSYLLNSGAIVRALDDMLKDGETIYAK, from the coding sequence GTGATCAATACGCCTAAAAAACGATTCCCTATAATAGACAAACTGCCGCCAGGGATCAAAGAGTTGGGTAAAAATCTTTTACGCCTGCCGGCCAGGGTAAAATGGCAATATGAGTACCTGAAGGCGGATAAACTGACCAGGGAGATGCTGGTCGACGGTTTGCGGGAATTAGGGGTGAAAAAAGGATCGGTCCTTTTGGTCCATAGTTCATTAAGCCGGTTGGGCTTTGTTCAAGGTGGAGCGAAGGCGGTAATCGAAGCTTTGTTGGAAGTATTGGGGCCGGAAGGAACATTGGCCATGCCGGCCTTTGGCTGGTCGCCGGAGCAGGGCGGGGTTTTTGATTGCCGCAGGTCCCCCTCGAGACTGGGAGAAATATCTGAAACTTTCAGGCGTCGGTCCGGCGTTCTTAGAAGCTGTCACCCGACGCATTCAATTGCCGCGTTTGGTCCGCAAGCTGCTTTTTTGGTTGGCGAACACCAAAAGTCAAAAACACCTTTTGATCGTTTTTCTCCTTACCAAAAACTGATGGAATTGAGCGGTGATATCCTTTGCTTGGGCGTTTCCATCCGGTATATCACTTTTTATCATGTTTATGAGGATCTCAACCCGAACTTCCCTTTGTCGGTCTATGCCGAGCGGCCTTTGCCGGTTCGCGTTATTGACGAAACCGGGCAGGTAACTGATATGATGATTTTTTATCACCGAGATGATCTAGCCAAAAAACGGATCGACCACGATCGGTTTGTCTTAGCTCGGGTGAAAAAGTATTTTGAAAAGAAGGGGATCGTTAAATCTTCAAAGATCGGCGGGCGGGACTCTTATTTGTTAAATAGCGGCGCGATTGTCAGGGCGCTGGACGATATGCTCAAGGATGGGGAGACAATCTATGCCAAATAA
- a CDS encoding polysaccharide deacetylase family protein, translating into MPNNTIRKRFWTPNGLYITERVARSNRIGEGEITRPGKNGGVFLFRVDADLYLKEGQEAFLNIARKYGVKTTWFVNVGNYLGSPAGLEQLLNDDLVEVQSHAFLHRVYPDKARNINNLREAEKHLPPRRVKGVVAPYGIWNEGFQSALEELGINYSSEFGLAYDRAPFYPRVMDRPSTVIQIPIHPVCSGSFAYAGLPVDEACRYFARVIEEKYRQGIPIILYGHPNDRDIAYNSQVLDFIFNYASSLAGVKSLSFAQYYKTLCLDGEGEPGGQMKTSTSSFSGPVKYPLPIRLKWLAVCLLSEIKQRFLDDILPPGGKQIVLDLWKRIRGTIKHG; encoded by the coding sequence ATGCCAAATAACACGATCCGAAAAAGGTTTTGGACCCCCAACGGGCTTTATATTACGGAAAGGGTCGCCCGGTCAAACCGGATCGGGGAAGGTGAGATAACGCGTCCGGGAAAAAATGGAGGCGTCTTCCTTTTTCGGGTTGATGCCGATCTTTATTTAAAGGAAGGGCAGGAGGCTTTTTTAAACATTGCCCGAAAATACGGGGTTAAAACTACCTGGTTCGTTAACGTTGGGAATTATCTCGGGTCGCCGGCCGGTTTGGAACAATTATTGAATGATGACCTGGTCGAAGTGCAGTCGCACGCCTTCCTGCACCGGGTCTATCCGGACAAGGCGAGAAATATAAATAATTTGCGGGAGGCCGAAAAACACCTTCCGCCCCGGAGGGTTAAAGGTGTGGTCGCCCCCTACGGCATTTGGAACGAAGGCTTTCAATCCGCTCTGGAAGAGCTGGGCATTAATTACAGCTCGGAGTTTGGCCTGGCATACGACCGTGCTCCTTTTTATCCAAGGGTAATGGACAGACCGTCGACGGTGATCCAGATACCGATCCACCCGGTCTGTTCCGGCTCTTTTGCCTATGCCGGCTTGCCGGTTGACGAGGCGTGCCGGTATTTCGCGCGGGTGATCGAGGAAAAATACCGGCAAGGGATCCCAATAATATTATACGGCCATCCGAACGACCGCGATATCGCTTACAATAGCCAGGTCCTCGATTTTATCTTTAATTATGCATCCTCGCTGGCCGGCGTCAAATCGCTGAGCTTCGCGCAGTATTATAAAACGCTTTGTTTGGACGGTGAAGGAGAACCGGGCGGCCAGATGAAAACATCAACCAGCAGTTTTTCGGGACCGGTTAAATATCCCTTGCCGATCAGGCTTAAGTGGCTGGCCGTTTGTCTGCTGTCGGAAATAAAACAGAGGTTTTTGGACGATATTTTGCCGCCGGGTGGAAAACAAATTGTGCTAGACTTATGGAAAAGGATAAGGGGAACGATCAAGCATGGGTAA